From Scomber scombrus chromosome 21, fScoSco1.1, whole genome shotgun sequence, one genomic window encodes:
- the LOC134003698 gene encoding transmembrane protein 100-like, with product MAHLFLASKLPMDDPHSRGGGRIPKSAMKIPTSISAEKASRDKLRKEHSVVMTTHVPHINEVQLTAATGGAEMSCYRCTVPFGVVVLIAGIVVTAVAYTFNSHGSTISVLGLVLLSAGLGLLGSSAICWRVRLRKKKDKRRESQTALLASQGYCVA from the coding sequence ATGGCCCACCTCTTTCTTGCAAGTAAGCTCCCGATGGACGACCCCCACAGCCGAGGCGGCGGCAGGATCCCCAAGAGCGCCATGAAAATCCCAACATCCATCTCCGCTGAGAAGGCGAGCCGGGACAAGCTCAGGAAGGAGCACAGCGTCGTCATGACAACGCACGTCCCGCACATCAACGAGGTCCAGCTGACCGCGGCAACCGGCGGCGCCGAGATGTCCTGCTACCGCTGCACCGTGCCGTTCGGCGTGGTCGTCCTAATCGCCGGCATCGTGGTGACGGCGGTGGCGTACACCTTCAACTCCCACGGCTCCACCATCTCGGTGCTGGGACTGgtgctgctgtctgctggactgggcCTGCTGGGCTCCAGCGCCATCTGCTGGAGGGTCCgactgaggaagaagaaggacaaGCGGAGGGAGAGCCAGACCGCCCTGCTGGCCAGTCAGGGGTACTGCGTGGCCTGA
- the LOC134003808 gene encoding stonustoxin subunit beta-like, with protein sequence MSSNMMAIPALGRPFTVGMLYDAWKDELIPGFTLWDEATLQKNTSETLKPGSEFQITASDSIESKSSLLDVEGSLKASFLGGLIEVAGSAKYLNDQKKFNNQSRVTLQYKATTNFKQLKLTRLGTQNMQQKDIITRGLATHVVIGILYGANAFFVFDSEKLDANTVQDIQGSMEAVIKKIPLCDVGIKAKLQLSEKEKALTNKFSCKFYGDFILDSNPATFQEAVNTYAQLPKLLGKGRQNSVPLKVWMMPLTNFDSGAAQLMTEIHVGLVRKVQEALEDLRQLEMRCNDSQTDKVVKKFPQIQRKLRNFKELCNCYTSMLRQTFAKKLPSIRAGKLAPSSLEKLFSDRDKSPFSHEKLNKWMDHKEREINVIRFCVDIMEGTNTKIVQNKSELDREVLAPGVEDALCFVFTSVGSADPCLDAMTNYMDSPKTQSTSENHWYFSDEVLTRMRKKAKAFNDVAKGLKNSRRFRFLVAPIANKKYTGATIYHYKEGILVSDNFAKPDIPDVRAVRDRRKLIWYACDLTLDPNTANSYLILSEGNKKAICGTWQAYPDHPDRFDSHVQALCNEKLTGRHYWEVEWSTGDSDEVGVAVTYKGIGRKGGSTVSRLGHNALSWYFGHRYGLYAWHDATEHFGPLPAADCKRVGVYLDWPAGTLSFYRVTSNTLTHLHTFYTTFTEPVYPGIWIWVNSNYVSLCQF encoded by the exons ATGTCTTCAAACATGATGGCAATACCTGCGCTGGGTCGACCCTTCACCGTTGGAATGCTCTATGATGCCTGGAAAGATGAGTTAATCCCAG GTTTCACATTGTGGGATGAAGCAACTCTACAGAAGAACACATCTGAAACCCTGAAACCAGGCAGTGAGTTTCAGATTACAGCATCTGACTCAATTGAATCCAAGtcttctctgctggatgttgaAGGTTCCCTGAAGGCCAGCTTCCTGGGTGGACTGATTGAAGTGGCAGGATCTGCCAAGTACCTGAATGACCAGAAGAAATTCAATAATCAGAGCAGAGTAACACTTCAGTACAAAGCTACCACCAACTTCAAGCAGTTGAAGTTGACTCGACTTGGAACACAGAACATGCAGCAAAAAGATATCATTACAAGGGGCCTTGCAACACATGTTGTCATTGGCATCCTTTATGGAGCAAATGCTTTCTTTGTATTTGACAGTGAGAAGTTAGATGCAAACACAGTGCAGGACATCCAAGGCAGCATGGAAGCTGTGATAAAGAAGATTCCACTATGTGATGTTGGGATTAAAGCTAAACTCCAGctcagtgaaaaagaaaaagccctGACAAACAAATTCTCCTGCAAATTCTATGGAGACTTTATCCTAGACAGCAACCCTGCAACATTTCAGGAAGCAGTCAATACCTACGCACAGCTTCCAAAGCTGCTGGGAAAAGGGAGACAGAATTCTGTTCCACTTAAGGTCTGGATGATGCCGCTAACAAATTTCGACTCTGGAGCCGCACAGCTGATGACTGAGATCCATGTTGGACTGGTGAGGAAAGTTCAAGAAGCTTTAGAAGATTTAAGGCAACTGGAAATGAGATGCAACGATtctcagacagacaaagttgTCAAGAAATTTCCACAAATTCAAAGAAAGCTGAGAAATTTCAAAGAATTGTGTAACTGTTACACGTCGATGCTTCGGCAAACATTTGCAAAGAAATTACCCTCCATCCGTGCAGGTAAACTAGCTCCGAGCTCATTGGAAAAACTATTTTCAGACCGAGACAAGTCACCATTCAGTcatgaaaaactaaacaagtgGATGGAtcacaaggagagagagatcaaTGTCATCAGGTTCTGTGTCGACATAATGGAgggaacaaacacaaagatcGTACAAAATAAATCAGAGCTGGATAGAGAGGTTCTTGCTCCAGGTGTAGAAGATGCTCTGTGCTTTGTCTTCACCTCTGTGGGAAGTGCTGACCCATGCCTTGATGCGATGACCAACTACATGGATTCACCGAAAACACAAAGTACCAGTGAAAACCACTGGTACTTCTCAGATGAAGTGTTGACCAGAATGAGAAAGAAAGCCAAAGCCTTCAATGATGTTGCCAAAGGCCTGAAGAACAGCAGGAGATTCCGTTTCCTTGTAGCACCCATAGCAAATAAGAAATACACAGGAGCAACCATCTACCATTACAAGGAAGGCATTCTGGTGTCTGATAATTTCGCAAAGCCTGACATACCTGATGTGAGGGCTGtaagagacagaagaaaattAATCTGGT ATGCCTGTGATCTCACTCTGgacccaaacacagcaaacagctaCCTCATTCTGTCAGAGGGAAACAAAAAGGCGATCTGTGGAACATGGCAGGCGTATCCTGATCACCCTGACAGGTTTGACTCACATGTCCAGGCATTGTGCAATGAGAAGCTAACTGGGCGCCATTACTGGGAGGTAGAGTGGAGTACTGGTGACTCTGATGAGGTTGGAGTGGCTGTTACATACAAGGGAATaggcaggaaaggaggcagTACAGTGAGCAGGCTTGGACATAACGCCTTGTCCTGGTACTTTGGCCACAGATATGGGCTTTATGCATGGCATGATGCTACAGAGCATTTCGGCCCTCTCCCTGCAGCTGACTGCAAACGAGTTGGAGTTTACCTGGACTGGCCTGCTGGCACtttgtccttctacagagtcacgtctaacacactgacacacctgCACACCTTCTACACCACATTCACCGAGCCTGTTTATCCAGGTATCTGGATCTGGGTGAACTCAAACTATGTGAGCCTGTGCCAGTTTTAA